The following coding sequences lie in one Nocardioides sambongensis genomic window:
- a CDS encoding 3-hydroxybutyryl-CoA dehydrogenase has protein sequence MTATGEDATNTIDGGLEKVGVVGGGLMGSGIAEVAARSGRSVVVAEATQSAADAARARIEKSLQRAAQRGKLEDPEGVLGRIGFSADLDALADRDLVVEAIVENEDAKTELFARLDKIVAAPDAILASNTSSIPIMKLAVATSRPQQVLGIHFFNPVPVLSLVELVPSLMTAEATTERARSFVQDGLGKHAIDCQDRAGFVVNALLIPFILSAIRMYESGFASAEDIDSGLVRGAAHPQGPLALADLIGLDTTKAVAESLYEEFKEPLYAPPPLLARMVDAGLLGRKAGRGFYTYG, from the coding sequence ATGACCGCGACGGGCGAGGACGCCACCAACACCATCGACGGCGGGCTGGAGAAGGTCGGCGTCGTCGGCGGCGGACTGATGGGATCCGGCATCGCCGAGGTCGCGGCACGCTCCGGCCGCTCGGTCGTCGTTGCCGAAGCCACCCAGTCCGCCGCCGACGCCGCGCGGGCCCGGATCGAGAAGTCGTTGCAGCGCGCCGCCCAGCGCGGCAAGCTCGAGGACCCCGAAGGCGTGCTCGGACGCATCGGGTTCTCGGCCGACCTGGACGCACTCGCCGACCGCGACCTCGTGGTCGAGGCGATCGTGGAGAACGAGGACGCCAAGACCGAGCTGTTCGCGCGACTCGACAAGATCGTGGCCGCCCCGGACGCGATCCTGGCCTCGAACACCTCCTCCATCCCGATCATGAAGCTGGCGGTCGCCACCTCGCGCCCGCAGCAGGTGCTCGGCATCCACTTCTTCAACCCGGTGCCCGTGCTGTCGCTCGTCGAGCTCGTCCCGTCGCTGATGACCGCCGAGGCGACAACCGAGCGCGCCCGCTCCTTCGTCCAGGACGGCCTGGGCAAGCACGCGATCGACTGCCAGGACCGCGCCGGCTTCGTGGTCAACGCGCTGCTGATCCCGTTCATCCTCTCGGCGATCCGGATGTACGAGTCCGGGTTCGCCAGCGCCGAGGACATCGACTCCGGCCTGGTCCGGGGTGCCGCGCACCCGCAGGGCCCGCTGGCGCTGGCCGACCTGATCGGCCTGGACACCACCAAGGCCGTCGCCGAGTCGCTCTACGAGGAGTTCAAGGAGCCCCTCTACGCTCCCCCGCCGCTGCTGGCCCGGATGGTCGACGCCGGCCTCCTCGGCCGCAAGGCCGGGCGCGGCTTCTACACCTACGGCTGA
- a CDS encoding oxygenase MpaB family protein, whose protein sequence is MTATADVPGSTARYPTRFREAEERSRRLGRPLRIFGRIDDSGVDEGLMDRIGRGFFETDRLGAGLAEAMRMRAGAPGRVRMDEFRAALAGGVAAVPDPAPALVEFFEEVERVPAWVDWGLVDEGAAVFRRLGQNAADVLLQLALIGGYRFGGPIDLLVATGGLTGDMTRRRLAETQKWGDSLADPGALRPPRDGRPGGEGWRLTVHVRAMHALVNAGFAEQWDTERWGLPINMSDQASTLGLFDGVLIIGCRALGVPVDGRDSRALMHLWKYVGWLMGVHEDFLVDDEWERHRISYHVLLAQAGMSDAGPQLTQAIVAAQGRRAFPRWPAALLPWRRRFETERLLSMLTVFLGPESMREFGLPLRPPWAHLYIGVLNTVRYRLVARLPGGERRLRAWGKRRGREVVESYFAGEAEGLGELRGGR, encoded by the coding sequence ATGACCGCGACCGCAGATGTCCCCGGCTCGACCGCCCGCTACCCGACGCGATTCCGCGAGGCCGAGGAGCGCTCCCGCCGACTCGGACGACCCCTGCGGATCTTCGGGCGGATCGACGACTCCGGAGTCGACGAGGGGCTGATGGACCGCATCGGCCGTGGCTTCTTCGAGACCGATCGGCTCGGCGCGGGGCTGGCCGAGGCGATGCGGATGCGAGCCGGGGCGCCCGGGAGGGTCCGGATGGACGAGTTCCGCGCGGCTCTGGCGGGTGGTGTCGCGGCGGTCCCGGACCCGGCCCCGGCGCTGGTGGAGTTCTTCGAGGAGGTCGAGCGGGTCCCGGCGTGGGTGGACTGGGGGCTGGTCGACGAGGGTGCCGCGGTCTTCCGGCGCCTGGGCCAGAACGCGGCCGACGTACTGCTCCAGCTGGCGCTGATCGGCGGCTACCGGTTCGGAGGACCGATCGACCTGCTGGTGGCGACGGGAGGGTTGACCGGGGACATGACCCGGCGCCGGCTGGCCGAGACGCAGAAGTGGGGCGACAGCCTGGCCGACCCCGGAGCCCTGCGACCGCCGCGCGACGGGCGGCCCGGTGGGGAGGGGTGGCGCCTGACCGTGCACGTACGGGCGATGCACGCCCTGGTGAACGCCGGCTTCGCCGAGCAGTGGGACACCGAGCGGTGGGGTCTCCCGATCAACATGTCCGACCAGGCCTCGACCCTGGGCCTCTTCGACGGGGTCCTGATCATCGGCTGCCGCGCGCTCGGCGTCCCGGTCGACGGCCGCGACTCGCGCGCCCTGATGCACCTGTGGAAGTACGTCGGATGGCTGATGGGCGTGCACGAGGACTTCCTCGTCGACGACGAGTGGGAGCGCCACCGGATCAGCTATCACGTGCTGCTCGCCCAGGCCGGGATGTCCGACGCCGGCCCGCAGCTCACCCAGGCGATCGTGGCCGCCCAGGGACGGCGGGCCTTCCCGCGGTGGCCGGCCGCGCTGCTGCCGTGGCGCCGCCGGTTCGAGACCGAGCGGCTGCTCAGCATGCTGACCGTGTTCCTCGGGCCGGAGTCGATGCGGGAGTTCGGGCTGCCGCTGCGCCCGCCGTGGGCGCACCTCTACATCGGGGTGCTCAACACCGTCCGCTACCGCCTGGTCGCCCGCCTGCCCGGAGGGGAGCGACGCCTCCGCGCCTGGGGCAAGCGGCGCGGACGCGAGGTGGTGGAGAGCTATTTCGCAGGGGAGGCGGAGGGGCTCGGGGAGTTGCGCGGCGGTCGCTGA
- a CDS encoding TetR/AcrR family transcriptional regulator, whose product MRNEMRKSPRQQRSRQTVERIVDAGRMVLAEQGYDAFSTNRVAAVAGVSPGSLYQYFPDKDAILTIVIDRYWDEVAEQVAASLNDRIGPGAIGPDVVRSIIDALFSALEGNPALLRVLTEQLPQVANRERRQALEQRIRDVLVTYLTARPESSRRPDVNLAAWVLVMAVQNVALRWSLDRPGFDRDRVLDEVVVLVGGYLLA is encoded by the coding sequence ATGCGGAACGAGATGCGGAAGAGCCCCCGGCAGCAACGTTCCCGGCAGACCGTCGAGCGCATCGTCGACGCCGGACGCATGGTGCTCGCCGAGCAGGGCTACGACGCGTTCTCGACCAACCGGGTCGCCGCGGTGGCCGGCGTCAGCCCGGGATCGCTCTACCAGTACTTCCCGGACAAGGACGCCATCCTCACCATCGTCATCGACCGCTACTGGGACGAGGTCGCCGAGCAGGTCGCTGCCTCGCTCAACGATCGGATCGGCCCCGGTGCGATCGGGCCGGACGTGGTGCGCTCCATCATCGACGCGCTGTTCTCGGCGCTGGAGGGCAACCCCGCGCTGCTGCGGGTGCTGACCGAGCAGCTGCCCCAGGTCGCGAACCGGGAGCGCCGTCAGGCCCTCGAGCAGCGGATCCGGGACGTGCTGGTCACCTACCTCACCGCGCGACCGGAGTCCTCACGCCGCCCCGACGTCAACCTGGCCGCCTGGGTGCTGGTGATGGCGGTGCAGAACGTCGCGCTGCGGTGGTCGCTGGACCGTCCCGGCTTCGACCGCGACCGGGTGCTCGACGAGGTGGTCGTGCTGGTCGGCGGCTACCTGCTCGCGTGA
- a CDS encoding LysE family translocator translates to MPVSPEQLLGFGVAALVLIVIPGPSVVFTLGRAITYGQRVALATVVGNTAGLFVVMSLVAVGLGAVVARSIVVFTVIKLVGAAYLVWLGIQAIRHRRALRVGAAAGGPLGAGQAVRQGFVVGVTNPKGFMIFAALLPPFVDRGAAAASVPTQMFVLGLVAVVLGFVCDCVWAVAAGSARDWFVRSPRRSEGLGLLGGTSMIGLGVGLVFTGHASR, encoded by the coding sequence ATGCCGGTCAGCCCCGAGCAGCTGCTCGGCTTCGGGGTCGCCGCCCTGGTGCTGATCGTGATCCCCGGGCCGAGCGTCGTCTTCACCCTGGGCCGGGCGATCACCTACGGCCAGCGGGTCGCGCTGGCCACCGTGGTCGGCAACACCGCCGGCCTCTTCGTGGTGATGAGCCTGGTCGCGGTCGGGCTCGGTGCCGTGGTGGCGCGCTCGATCGTGGTGTTCACCGTGATCAAGCTGGTCGGCGCGGCGTACCTGGTGTGGCTCGGGATCCAGGCGATCCGGCACCGTCGCGCGCTCCGGGTCGGCGCGGCCGCGGGCGGTCCGCTGGGAGCCGGGCAGGCGGTCCGTCAGGGCTTCGTGGTCGGAGTGACCAACCCGAAGGGCTTCATGATCTTCGCGGCGCTGCTCCCGCCGTTCGTGGACCGCGGCGCGGCGGCGGCGTCGGTGCCGACGCAGATGTTCGTGCTCGGCCTGGTCGCCGTGGTGCTGGGCTTCGTCTGCGACTGCGTGTGGGCGGTGGCCGCCGGCAGCGCGCGTGACTGGTTCGTCCGCTCACCGCGACGTAGCGAAGGCCTCGGCCTGCTGGGCGGTACGTCGATGATCGGGCTCGGCGTGGGTCTGGTCTTCACCGGTCACGCGAGCAGGTAG
- the mca gene encoding mycothiol conjugate amidase Mca, whose protein sequence is MSADRSAGAPAHTGLRLMHVHAHPDDESSKGAASTARYVAEGVDVHVVTCTGGERGSVLNPKMDRPDVLANITEIRRQEMERARDILGVTQDWLGFVDSGWPDGDPKPPLPEGCFALEPLEVATERLVRLVRSFRPQVMTTYDERGGYPHPDHIRCHEVSVAAFEAAADPERFPEAGEPWQVSKLYYHHSFNRPRMQAIHDAMIEHGLESPWAERLEKWEKEPEWDARITTRVPCADYFGVRDQALLAHATQIDPDGFWFAIPRELQEKVWPTEDYELVVSHVESQLPEDDLFAGITADPA, encoded by the coding sequence ATGTCCGCTGACCGCTCCGCCGGTGCACCCGCTCACACCGGCCTCCGTCTGATGCACGTGCACGCCCACCCCGACGACGAGTCGAGCAAGGGCGCCGCCTCCACCGCGCGGTACGTCGCCGAGGGCGTGGACGTCCACGTGGTGACCTGCACCGGCGGCGAGCGCGGCTCGGTGCTGAACCCGAAGATGGACCGGCCCGACGTCCTGGCCAACATCACCGAGATCCGGCGCCAGGAGATGGAGCGGGCACGGGACATCCTGGGCGTCACCCAGGACTGGCTCGGGTTCGTCGACTCCGGCTGGCCCGACGGTGACCCGAAGCCCCCGCTGCCCGAGGGCTGCTTCGCCCTGGAGCCGCTGGAGGTGGCCACCGAGCGGCTGGTGCGGCTGGTGCGCTCCTTCCGCCCGCAGGTGATGACGACGTACGACGAGCGCGGCGGCTATCCGCACCCGGACCACATCCGCTGCCACGAGGTGAGCGTCGCTGCGTTCGAGGCGGCCGCCGATCCCGAGCGGTTCCCGGAGGCGGGGGAGCCGTGGCAGGTCAGCAAGCTCTACTACCACCACTCCTTCAACCGGCCGCGGATGCAGGCGATCCACGACGCGATGATCGAGCACGGGTTGGAGTCGCCCTGGGCCGAGCGGCTGGAGAAGTGGGAGAAGGAGCCCGAGTGGGACGCCCGGATCACCACCCGGGTGCCGTGCGCGGACTACTTCGGTGTGCGGGACCAGGCGCTGCTCGCCCACGCCACGCAGATCGACCCCGACGGCTTCTGGTTCGCCATCCCGCGCGAGCTCCAGGAGAAGGTCTGGCCGACCGAGGACTACGAGCTCGTGGTGAGCCACGTGGAGAGCCAGCTCCCGGAGGACGACCTGTTCGCGGGGATCACCGCCGACCCGGCGTGA
- a CDS encoding DUF4307 domain-containing protein: protein MSTREDSLKDRYGAPSLTGRILVTVIGGAIVLAGLVWLGWATVFNADPPVKSEMIANDVLDDHTATVTVRLQYGDGPVETSCLVRAIAHDKVVVGEVTVHPDPDEGPDHTFEFNTDRLATAVDWVGCTAEGQPRPQ from the coding sequence GTGAGCACGCGCGAGGATTCCCTGAAGGATCGCTACGGCGCGCCCTCGTTGACCGGACGCATCCTGGTCACGGTGATCGGCGGCGCGATCGTGCTCGCCGGGCTCGTCTGGCTCGGCTGGGCCACCGTGTTCAACGCCGACCCGCCGGTCAAGTCGGAGATGATCGCCAACGACGTCCTCGACGACCACACCGCCACCGTCACGGTGCGCCTTCAGTACGGCGACGGGCCGGTCGAGACCTCGTGCCTGGTGCGCGCGATCGCCCACGACAAGGTCGTGGTGGGCGAGGTGACCGTCCACCCCGACCCGGACGAGGGGCCCGACCACACCTTCGAGTTCAACACCGACCGGCTCGCCACCGCGGTGGACTGGGTGGGGTGCACCGCGGAGGGCCAACCGCGTCCCCAGTGA
- the greA gene encoding transcription elongation factor GreA, with the protein MTQTEQAGGQNTVWLTQDAFDKLQSELDHLKGTRRQEIVAEISAARDEGDLKENGGYHAAREEQGKNEARIAQLEDMIRRAEIGETPPDDGVVEPGMVVTYKFEGDDDDEAETFLLLGSREAPSDGLTVYTPEAPLGAAINGKSKGDTVSYEVNGRTQTVIILDAKPFQS; encoded by the coding sequence ATGACGCAGACCGAGCAGGCAGGCGGCCAGAACACCGTCTGGTTGACCCAGGATGCCTTCGACAAGCTGCAGTCCGAGCTCGATCACCTCAAGGGCACCCGCCGTCAGGAGATCGTGGCCGAGATCAGCGCTGCCCGCGACGAGGGTGACCTGAAGGAGAACGGCGGATACCACGCCGCTCGCGAGGAGCAGGGCAAGAACGAGGCCCGGATCGCGCAACTCGAGGACATGATCCGCCGCGCCGAGATCGGTGAGACCCCGCCGGACGACGGGGTGGTCGAGCCCGGCATGGTGGTCACCTACAAGTTCGAGGGCGATGACGACGACGAGGCGGAGACCTTCCTGCTGCTCGGCTCGCGCGAGGCCCCCAGCGACGGTCTGACCGTCTACACCCCGGAGGCCCCGCTCGGCGCCGCGATCAACGGCAAGAGCAAGGGCGACACCGTCTCCTACGAGGTGAACGGTCGCACCCAGACCGTCATCATCCTCGACGCGAAGCCCTTCCAGTCCTGA
- the ilvA gene encoding threonine ammonia-lyase has translation MTDPTEVFDPELIAGARSLVDQVAVTTPLIESRWLTGRLGRPVLLKCENLQRTGSFKVRGSAVRIAHLDPDARARGVVAASAGNHAQGVALAAQQHGIDCTVFMPDGAPINKERATRNYGADVVFAGRTLEDALAAAEDRAAQTGATLIHPFDHADIVAGQGTVGLEILEQCPEVGCVVVPTGGGGLLGGIAAAVRHARDDVRVIGVQAAAAAAFPASLEAGRPIRLTEMATMADGIAVGRPGELTLALVQAYVDRIVTVAEESLSRALLALVEREKLVVEPAGAAAAAALADGTIDPAALPDGPVVVLLSGGNVDPLLLGKVIRHGLAAAGRYLALEVTIPDLPGGLVRLLAEVADAGANVLEVVHERTTPGLHLNEVAVHLQLETRGDEHAAAVLERLRQHGFVTGR, from the coding sequence GTGACTGACCCGACGGAGGTCTTCGACCCGGAGCTGATCGCCGGCGCCCGGTCGCTGGTGGACCAGGTCGCGGTGACCACGCCGCTGATCGAGTCCCGCTGGCTGACCGGCCGGTTGGGGCGCCCGGTGCTGCTGAAGTGCGAGAACCTGCAGCGCACCGGCTCGTTCAAGGTCCGCGGGTCGGCGGTCCGGATCGCCCACCTCGATCCCGACGCCCGGGCGCGCGGCGTGGTCGCTGCCTCGGCCGGCAACCACGCCCAGGGGGTGGCCCTGGCCGCCCAGCAGCACGGCATCGACTGCACGGTGTTCATGCCCGACGGTGCGCCGATCAACAAGGAGCGCGCCACCCGCAACTACGGCGCGGACGTCGTCTTCGCCGGTCGCACCCTGGAGGACGCGCTCGCCGCCGCGGAGGATCGGGCGGCGCAAACCGGGGCGACCCTGATCCACCCCTTCGACCACGCCGACATCGTGGCCGGGCAGGGCACGGTCGGGCTGGAGATCCTCGAGCAGTGCCCCGAGGTCGGCTGCGTCGTCGTACCGACCGGCGGGGGAGGGCTGCTGGGCGGCATCGCCGCCGCGGTGCGCCACGCCCGCGACGACGTCCGGGTGATCGGGGTCCAGGCAGCCGCCGCGGCGGCGTTCCCGGCCTCGCTGGAGGCCGGTCGGCCGATCAGGCTGACCGAGATGGCCACCATGGCCGACGGGATCGCGGTCGGCCGGCCCGGCGAGCTCACGCTCGCGCTCGTGCAGGCCTACGTGGACCGGATCGTGACCGTCGCCGAGGAGTCGCTCTCCCGTGCCCTGCTGGCCCTGGTCGAGCGGGAGAAGCTGGTGGTCGAGCCGGCCGGCGCGGCCGCGGCCGCGGCATTGGCCGACGGGACGATCGACCCGGCCGCCCTGCCCGACGGACCCGTCGTGGTGCTGCTGTCGGGCGGGAACGTCGATCCGCTGCTGCTCGGCAAGGTGATCCGGCACGGACTCGCCGCGGCCGGCCGCTACCTGGCGCTGGAGGTCACCATCCCGGACCTGCCCGGCGGCCTGGTGCGCCTGCTCGCCGAGGTGGCCGATGCGGGGGCGAACGTGCTGGAGGTGGTGCACGAGCGGACCACGCCGGGGCTGCACCTGAACGAGGTCGCGGTGCACCTGCAGCTGGAGACCCGCGGAGACGAACATGCCGCAGCCGTTCTGGAACGGCTGCGGCAGCACGGCTTCGTCACCGGTCGGTGA
- a CDS encoding AI-2E family transporter, whose protein sequence is MNPEDRDEPVGEEPNGTADDHRPDDDAVRPDADAASAADVEDGDDRPAARPGHWRRRRSRPHGRPGAEDETPEERAERLHEETLLRRFAQQWAVVREERRAEPAPISTGPSNFAQAQVPWGLDLAAGWAWRLLLIGAAGYGVLWLFGFFSVVTVPLAVALLISALAAPFVGGLARLGLPRGLCALLVVIGGFALVGALLTFAGQQVATGASDLADSTVEGLGQIRSWLRDGPLNASDSQINEYIASAQQMIQDRSQDGEVITQVTEVGSAVTHVVAGFFIALFATYFFLADGDRIWSWLVRIAPRAARERVDSSGRVAWLSLVQFVRATVIVALVDAIGIALGAAILNVPFVLAIGVLVFLGAFVPMIGATVAGTVAVLVALVDQGPITALLMAAVVIGVQQLEGHVLQPFLLGRWVSLHPLGVIVAIAAGVLVAGVVGALVAVPLAAATNAVVLHLADRAEPPEEMAEAIEEAGGD, encoded by the coding sequence GTGAACCCCGAGGACCGCGACGAGCCCGTCGGCGAGGAGCCGAACGGCACGGCGGACGACCACCGACCGGATGACGACGCGGTGCGCCCCGATGCGGACGCCGCGTCGGCGGCGGACGTCGAGGACGGCGACGATCGCCCCGCCGCACGGCCCGGTCACTGGCGTCGCCGCCGGTCACGCCCGCACGGGCGGCCCGGGGCGGAGGACGAGACGCCGGAGGAGCGTGCCGAACGCCTGCACGAGGAGACCCTGCTGCGTCGGTTCGCGCAGCAGTGGGCCGTGGTGCGCGAGGAGCGCCGGGCCGAGCCCGCGCCGATCTCCACCGGCCCGTCCAACTTCGCGCAGGCGCAGGTGCCGTGGGGCCTGGACCTGGCCGCCGGGTGGGCCTGGCGACTGCTGCTCATCGGCGCCGCCGGCTACGGCGTGCTCTGGCTCTTCGGCTTCTTCTCGGTGGTCACCGTGCCGCTGGCGGTCGCGCTGCTGATCAGTGCCCTCGCCGCGCCGTTCGTCGGCGGCCTCGCCCGGCTCGGACTACCCCGCGGCCTCTGCGCGCTGCTGGTGGTGATCGGCGGCTTCGCTCTGGTCGGCGCCTTGCTCACCTTCGCCGGGCAGCAGGTGGCGACGGGGGCCTCCGACCTCGCCGACTCGACCGTCGAGGGCCTGGGCCAGATCAGGTCCTGGCTGCGCGACGGGCCGCTCAACGCCAGCGACTCCCAGATCAACGAGTACATCGCCAGCGCCCAGCAGATGATCCAGGACCGCTCCCAGGACGGGGAGGTGATCACCCAGGTCACCGAGGTCGGCTCGGCGGTGACGCACGTGGTCGCCGGGTTCTTCATCGCCCTCTTCGCGACCTACTTCTTCCTCGCGGACGGTGACCGGATCTGGTCCTGGCTGGTGCGGATCGCGCCCCGTGCGGCGCGGGAGCGGGTCGACTCCTCGGGCCGGGTCGCCTGGCTGTCGCTGGTCCAGTTCGTCCGGGCCACCGTGATCGTGGCGCTGGTCGACGCGATCGGCATCGCGCTGGGCGCCGCGATCCTCAACGTGCCGTTCGTGCTGGCGATCGGCGTCCTGGTCTTCCTCGGCGCGTTCGTGCCGATGATCGGTGCCACCGTCGCCGGCACTGTCGCCGTCCTGGTGGCACTGGTCGACCAGGGCCCGATCACCGCGCTGCTGATGGCCGCCGTGGTGATCGGTGTCCAGCAGCTCGAGGGCCACGTGCTGCAGCCGTTCCTGCTCGGCCGCTGGGTCTCCCTGCACCCGCTCGGCGTCATCGTCGCGATCGCGGCGGGCGTCCTGGTCGCCGGCGTGGTCGGCGCGCTGGTCGCGGTGCCGCTGGCAGCGGCGACCAACGCGGTGGTGCTGCACCTGGCCGACCGGGCGGAGCCGCCGGAGGAGATGGCGGAGGCGATCGAGGAGGCCGGCGGTGACTGA
- a CDS encoding glutamate mutase L: MTGLVLCVDIGSTFTKVLAVDLDTAEVVASVAHPTWASGDVADAVAAARARLAGADPRADRAPVMACSSAGGGLGIAVLGNEELVTAEAGRRVALSSGGRVVGVVATGEAAGLVDRVDAALADADVVLLTGGTDGGNPDALVRGATTLVDAGWSGPVVVAGNVEARQRTLETLARAAGIAAVAVDNVVPRIGVLAPHGARVAIRSMFLEHVIGGKGLSADPDLLAAVHGATPDIVLRGVEMIAAVVGEVAVVDVGGSTTDVYSVRPPDPEDAGLAREVVATAAAARTVEADLGMRHSASGVLAADDPAARATRAVLPPDGTGPGEAVLAGGAERRRTEPGWVVPPAADGNGEWAVEAEIARRAAGTAVRRHAGRSTVVLAPDGRVVERTGVDLREVGLLVGSGGVLRHGPAGLAERVLGGLVTGHDPDGWQLPGRARTVVDHDYLLVAIGLLAEVRPDVARRLADRIASASGRTI; encoded by the coding sequence GTGACCGGGCTGGTGCTCTGCGTCGACATCGGCTCGACCTTCACCAAGGTCCTGGCCGTGGACCTCGACACCGCCGAGGTGGTCGCATCGGTCGCCCACCCGACCTGGGCCAGCGGCGATGTCGCCGACGCCGTCGCCGCGGCCCGTGCCCGGCTCGCCGGCGCCGACCCCCGGGCCGACCGGGCGCCGGTGATGGCCTGCTCCAGCGCCGGCGGTGGCCTGGGGATCGCCGTCCTCGGCAACGAGGAGCTGGTGACCGCCGAGGCCGGCCGCCGGGTCGCGCTCTCCAGCGGCGGACGGGTGGTCGGTGTCGTCGCCACCGGCGAGGCAGCCGGCCTGGTCGACCGGGTCGACGCCGCCCTGGCCGACGCGGACGTGGTGCTGCTGACCGGGGGCACCGACGGTGGCAACCCCGACGCGCTGGTGCGCGGCGCCACCACGCTGGTCGACGCCGGATGGTCCGGACCCGTCGTCGTCGCGGGCAACGTCGAGGCGCGGCAGCGGACCCTGGAGACGCTGGCCCGCGCCGCCGGCATCGCCGCCGTCGCCGTGGACAACGTGGTGCCGCGGATCGGCGTGCTCGCCCCGCACGGCGCCCGGGTCGCGATCCGCTCGATGTTCCTGGAGCACGTCATCGGCGGCAAGGGACTCTCGGCAGACCCGGACCTGCTCGCCGCCGTGCACGGCGCCACCCCCGACATCGTGCTGCGCGGCGTCGAGATGATCGCAGCGGTGGTCGGGGAGGTGGCGGTGGTGGACGTCGGTGGCTCGACCACGGACGTCTACTCGGTGCGCCCGCCCGACCCCGAGGACGCCGGGCTGGCGCGCGAGGTCGTCGCCACCGCGGCGGCCGCCCGCACCGTCGAGGCCGACCTGGGCATGCGGCACTCGGCGTCGGGCGTGCTGGCGGCCGACGACCCCGCCGCCCGCGCCACCCGAGCGGTGCTCCCGCCCGACGGCACGGGGCCCGGTGAGGCAGTGCTGGCGGGCGGCGCCGAGCGGCGTCGTACCGAGCCGGGGTGGGTGGTGCCGCCGGCCGCGGACGGCAACGGCGAGTGGGCGGTCGAGGCCGAGATCGCACGGCGTGCGGCCGGCACCGCCGTACGACGCCACGCCGGGCGGTCGACCGTGGTGCTGGCTCCGGACGGACGGGTGGTCGAGCGGACCGGGGTCGACCTGCGCGAGGTCGGGCTGCTGGTGGGGTCCGGCGGCGTGCTCCGGCACGGTCCGGCCGGCCTCGCCGAGCGGGTGCTGGGCGGGTTGGTGACCGGGCACGACCCCGACGGCTGGCAGCTGCCGGGTCGGGCTCGGACGGTGGTCGACCACGACTACCTGCTGGTGGCGATCGGGCTCCTGGCCGAGGTCCGTCCCGACGTCGCGCGTCGGCTCGCCGACCGGATCGCTTCGGCGTCGGGACGCACCATCTAG
- a CDS encoding cystathionine gamma-synthase — protein sequence MSDADLSSHLNDAGFETRAIHAGYAPDPTTGAVIPPIYATSTYAQDGVGGLRNGYEYSRSGNPTRTALESTLAALEGGSHGFAFASGLAAEDTLVRALCRPGDHVVLPDDAYGGTFRLFDKVEQAWGLTHSPASVADPQAVAAAIRPGETTLVWVETPTNPLLSIGDIAALAEVAHAAGALLVVDNTFASPYLQQPLALGADVVVHSTTKYAGGHSDVVGGAIVVDDAGLAEKVGYHQNAIGGVAGPFDSWLVLRGLKTLALRMDRHCDNAERIVDFLAGHPAVSEVIYPGLESHPGHEVARRQMKRFGGMVSFRVTGGEEQALAVCAATEVFTLAESLGGIESLIEHPGRMTHASVAGTDLEVPADLIRLSVGIETSDDQVADLARALG from the coding sequence GTGAGCGACGCAGACCTGAGCAGCCACCTGAACGACGCCGGCTTCGAGACCCGCGCCATCCACGCCGGGTATGCGCCGGACCCGACCACCGGAGCGGTGATCCCGCCGATCTACGCGACCTCGACCTACGCCCAGGACGGCGTCGGCGGGTTGCGCAACGGCTACGAGTACAGCCGCTCGGGCAACCCGACCCGGACCGCGCTGGAGTCCACGCTGGCCGCGCTCGAGGGCGGCAGCCACGGGTTCGCCTTCGCCTCCGGCCTGGCCGCGGAGGACACCCTGGTCCGCGCGCTGTGCCGGCCGGGCGACCACGTGGTGCTGCCCGACGACGCCTACGGCGGCACCTTCCGCCTCTTCGACAAGGTCGAGCAGGCCTGGGGGCTGACCCACAGCCCGGCCTCGGTCGCCGACCCGCAGGCCGTCGCCGCGGCGATCCGCCCGGGCGAGACCACGCTGGTCTGGGTGGAGACGCCCACCAACCCGCTGCTCTCCATCGGCGACATCGCCGCGCTCGCCGAGGTGGCCCACGCCGCCGGGGCGCTGCTGGTCGTGGACAACACGTTCGCCTCGCCCTACCTGCAGCAGCCGCTGGCGCTGGGCGCCGACGTGGTCGTGCACTCCACCACCAAGTACGCCGGCGGCCACTCCGACGTCGTCGGCGGGGCGATCGTGGTCGACGACGCCGGGCTCGCGGAGAAGGTCGGCTACCACCAGAACGCGATCGGCGGGGTCGCCGGCCCGTTCGACTCCTGGCTGGTGCTGCGCGGGTTGAAGACGCTGGCGCTGCGGATGGACCGGCACTGCGACAACGCGGAGCGGATCGTCGACTTCCTGGCGGGCCATCCCGCGGTCAGCGAGGTGATCTACCCCGGCCTGGAGTCCCACCCGGGCCACGAGGTGGCGCGCCGCCAGATGAAGCGGTTCGGCGGGATGGTCTCGTTCCGGGTCACCGGCGGTGAGGAGCAGGCGCTCGCGGTCTGCGCCGCCACCGAGGTCTTCACCCTCGCCGAGTCCCTCGGCGGCATCGAGTCGCTGATCGAGCACCCGGGCCGGATGACCCACGCCAGCGTCGCCGGCACCGACCTCGAGGTGCCCGCGGACCTGATCCGGCTGTCGGTCGGGATCGAGACCTCCGACGACCAGGTCGCCGACCTCGCCCGCGCGCTTGGCTGA